The Candidatus Hydrogenedentota bacterium genome has a segment encoding these proteins:
- a CDS encoding iron-containing alcohol dehydrogenase, whose amino-acid sequence MTQLGWHSLGTAFDCTCGERHELPIERCTIGENAARDLADFAKTRCGRRALIVSDENTQEAAEGRVHEALHDSGIAFDEKTYGAQPFEATQEQANIVAEEGRHADFYVAIGAGTLCDLAKDAANKQGKPVLLYPTAASMNGYTSAIVALKVKGLKRTLPCKPALGVFADPAVVATAPQRMAAAGVADFLSKCSSAADWRAAHLLRGGYYCDRPREFNDGIQERLFQQAQAIGQGDPEGIRLVLEALLLSGFGMVIAGSSAPASGGEHLISHYLDMKHALYGTGQDLHGAQVGVATIHTLGLWENVLALDPADLDGESLFARQPGEDEIEASIFADWGKEVGKEVLGQWREKRLDREAFLREIEVFKTMLPRLREEARRELQPAAIVTECIRACGGPVSPEALTVSTEEYHNGVARARYLRNRFTILDLAAELGLA is encoded by the coding sequence CCGACTTCGCCAAGACCCGCTGCGGTCGCCGCGCCCTCATCGTGTCCGACGAAAACACCCAGGAAGCCGCCGAAGGCCGTGTCCACGAAGCGTTGCACGATTCGGGTATCGCCTTCGACGAAAAAACCTACGGCGCGCAGCCTTTCGAGGCCACCCAGGAGCAGGCCAATATCGTGGCCGAGGAAGGACGCCACGCGGACTTCTATGTGGCCATCGGCGCGGGCACCCTGTGCGATCTCGCCAAGGACGCCGCCAACAAACAGGGCAAGCCCGTACTTCTCTACCCCACCGCCGCCTCCATGAACGGCTACACCTCCGCCATCGTGGCCCTGAAGGTAAAGGGCCTGAAGCGCACCCTGCCCTGCAAGCCCGCCCTCGGCGTTTTCGCCGACCCCGCCGTGGTCGCCACCGCCCCCCAACGCATGGCCGCCGCGGGTGTCGCCGACTTCCTCTCCAAGTGCTCCTCCGCCGCCGACTGGCGCGCGGCCCATCTGCTCCGCGGCGGTTATTATTGCGACCGCCCCCGCGAGTTCAACGACGGCATCCAGGAGCGCCTCTTCCAGCAGGCCCAGGCCATCGGTCAGGGCGACCCGGAGGGCATCCGCCTTGTTCTGGAGGCCCTGCTCCTAAGCGGCTTCGGCATGGTCATCGCCGGCTCCTCCGCCCCGGCCTCCGGCGGCGAGCACCTCATATCCCATTACCTCGACATGAAGCACGCCCTCTACGGCACTGGCCAGGATCTCCACGGCGCCCAGGTGGGCGTCGCCACCATACACACCCTCGGCCTCTGGGAAAACGTGCTCGCCCTCGATCCCGCCGACCTCGACGGTGAATCCCTTTTTGCCCGGCAGCCCGGCGAGGATGAAATTGAAGCCAGTATCTTTGCCGATTGGGGCAAAGAAGTCGGCAAGGAAGTCCTCGGCCAGTGGCGGGAAAAGCGCCTCGACCGTGAAGCTTTCCTGCGCGAAATTGAAGTCTTCAAGACCATGCTCCCCCGTCTGCGCGAAGAGGCCCGGCGCGAATTGCAACCCGCCGCGATCGTCACTGAGTGCATCCGCGCCTGTGGTGGACCTGTGAGCCCGGAAGCCTTAACCGTCTCCACCGAGGAATATCACAACGGCGTGGCGCGGGCGCGCTACCTGCGCAACCGCTTCACCATCCTCGACCTCGCGGCGGAGCTCGGCCTGGCATGA